From the genome of Oncorhynchus masou masou isolate Uvic2021 chromosome 15, UVic_Omas_1.1, whole genome shotgun sequence:
TCAACATTTCTATCTGGCTGTTTTCAGTTAGATATTTGATCTAATTTAGCTATTTATCTTGAACTATTTTGATCGTCTGATAAAGTGAAACTCACATTTAGACTCGAGGAGTCTCTCCAGTGACTGAGACCATTGTTGGGTATCTTCTAAACTTAGCCTGCTAGGAAGAAAATGTGTGGTGATTACTCAACTAGAATCAAATCTGGGTAAAAATACAACTGGTATTTGATGTGAGGGCAAAAGGGCACATAGAACCAACATAATTAGGAAACAATTATAGCCGCacatgggtgcgtgtgtgtgtgactatgtgcgTGCCTGCTTTCTGAAGTTTAATTTGAattcacacacactaccacagatGGACACTACAACATATATGGTATTTGATTTtgaacaatacaatacatgtaatatatgttttatatatatatatatatatatatatatatatatatatatatataaaacatatattacatgtatatatatatatatataaaacatatattacatgtattgtattgttatatacatttaaaataatataataataataaccattaGGATCAACAGAGTAAGAAAGGGTAAGAATCCTTACCTCTCAGAGGTGGGTGAATGTGAGAACATGCATTGCAGTCGGCACATAAAGTTCTTTCCCctatggagagaaaaaaagaacagTCATGATCGTCTCATAAAACAACTTATTCCATTGCTGTATAAGGACATCTCAGTATGTAGTATCTTGGTTGAAGGTATTCACAGGTTTAGTAAAACATATGCGTGTTTATATACAATGTGTGGCCTAAAGTATGTAGTATGCCGCTAAAATATTTGTACAAGCATTTTAGTATTTAGAAAGTATATGACACATCCATAGTATTACGAGAGTACATTGAATATATAGCCTAATATTGACAAAATATACATAAGCTCCATAAAACATTTTCCGAAATCGCCAGCTGTTGAGAGTATAAAAAAGCTATAAGCTACACTCACAAGTTCTTGTTCCTCCTCCTGTCATCCTGCTCCATATTGAAGTGCTGTGTTTGTATCAGTGTCTCTGTGATGATTAGGCTGGGCATGTTTTAACCCCACACTCTCTGTCCCCTGCTGCTGCTCATGCTGGGGTGAATCACTCTCTGTATAGTGGGGTCTCCCTCCACCTCAGGCCTTTATATGCAGGGCTGGAAGGTGAAACACAGACTCAGACCAGTGAACCGTAGCAAGAGAGGAAGCccctacgctctctctctctctctctctttgtgacaTGCGCTCTCTGTCTTTTTGCGACACTctctttcaacctctctctgtgtcatgctctctctccctctctctctcttgtctctctctatggatacccctctctctctctccctctctctctctctctctctcgctttctctctctgtctttgtccggTTTTCCAGGCAGCCTAACTGCTCCTCGTTCAAAGTGTGCTCTTTATGTCCACCATATTTTTTGGTCTGGGCTGCTAAGAtgcaaatgacagagacagtgacagtgaTAGGCAAATCATGACCTTCGCTTGGTGTGTGTTTCGGTACCCTGTTGAAATGTCATTGGGATGTTTAATTTCTTATACTGTATCCAGTGTCAAGGTTGTGTCTTTACTAAATTATATGATGATTAAATCCAATATAGACAGTCAGTTGTTTAGTTTGTAGATTGTGGGTTTATAGCCTTTGCATACATTAGCCAGAGTCATATAGACACCTCATGGCCAATGTGACTATAGGCAGCAATGTCCAATGACCTGTCCATTGTCATTCCGCAcagtaactgatgtggttctCCTCAACTTACCCAAAGATGGCCACAAGCAGTCAAGCACAACCAAGTGACACCAAAACATGTCCACTTACAGTTAATCTGACTTGTGCCCTCAattccacaccaccacacaactACCTTTACATCATACAGTAAAAACTGACCAGAGGTTTAAATGAACACACCACAATCACCTGTGTGGTTGACACCATAaatatgctttaaaaaaaataattgaataacattgtCCTCCAAGAGTTACTGAATCTCCTTTCTACTTCTGCTTTACACCAATATGAACAGTATCCATTCTAGAAGTTCCTGAGTGACGGTATTGAGTAACTCAGACAGTATCAGAAATACACTGCACATTACTCACTTCCCCTCAGCTGTCATGGCAACCGTTTGGGACAAAGGAAAACAGCGTCAGACTGTGAAGGACAAAGTGGTGTGATGTTGTCGTGAGGCAGGAGGGGTgagataatataataataatatatcccatttagcagacgcttttgtccaaagcgacttacaagtcggctggggccactactgcatatgggtggccccagtgggagaTCCCTGTCATCGAGCAAGAATATCCCTTCATGCCAACTCCCCCCTCccctttttttttattaaacaaaaTGTTGTTTAATTTAATATATTATACCATACTATTGACTTACCGAGCAAAATATTGCAATAGAATTTACTATTTTCTGGTCTTCCCTCTACCCAATAGTCCTCTTTGAAAATATCAACTCTCACATAAAACATTCCCTTTGAAGACTGCTTTaagtatttagtattttattaggatccacattagctgttgctgaagcagcagctactcttcctgtggtctatTTATAACCTTGTATGTAGTAATAACATTGAGTTCTTCTCATAATTATTGTGCAATGCTCAATTGAAGATCATGCTGTGCTAGCCTCCAGACATTTGTCCATAGTGCGCCATGCTGATGCTAAAAGTCATCACAGAACAGTTGTTCCTTGGTGATGAGATTACTTCCCTAACAAGGGGACACATTCAGGCCAATTTGCCATGCGTCAGAGCATCCACTGACTCCAATCCACTGGTGGGAGTTCTGGGTCAAACTCACAGTTATTCTTAGAGCCATCCAGATTACCTTTTTAAGAGACTACTTTGAGAAATAGAGCCATCTATAGAGTGGGGTCAACGGTGACAGGGCAATTTTTTTCCAGCTTCAATATATAGTCGCTGGGATGGCTCTGGGCAATTAGCTGAGACAGCTGACATGTGATCACAACAGACTTACAGTCAGCAGGCTGTGGAAAATCATTTTCTCCGATTTTCCCTGCGCACCGACCACACGCGATTACTCAGTGTCACAGGACGAATTAAAGATAACCCTTCACTCTGACAACGTCAACATCCGGACTTATGgaagtatactgtatatttaaaCTGACAGGGTCCATCCATGCTATATTAGTATTAAGAGTTAAATGAATAACAGTTATTCATGTTTCATATTGCTGACAGATCCATATCATGGGTGTCAAATAAGCATGAAATGAAAAAACAGATTTTTGTCTTTGCCAAAACAAATAACACTTGAATGGAATACTTAAAAGCCCTTTAGTGCTGCATTTCTGTAACCATACATAACCCATTTCTGTAACCATACGTAACTCATTTCTGTAACCATACATAACCCATTTCTGTAACATATGTAACTCATTTCTGTAAGCATACGTAACTAATTTCTGTAACATATGTAACTCATTTCTGTAACCATACGTAACTCATTTCTGTAACATATGTAACTCATTTCTGTAACCATACGTAACTCATTTCTGTAACATATGTAACTAATTTCTGTAACCATACCTAACTCATTTCTGTAACATATGTAACTCATTTCTGTAACCATACGTAACTCATTTCTGTAACATACGTAACTCATTTCTGTAACCATACCTAACTCATTTCTGTAACATATGTAACTCATTTCTGTAACCATACGTAACTCATTTCTGTAACATACGTAACTCATTTCTGTAACCATACCTAACTCATTTCTGTAACATATGTAACTCATTTCTGTAACCATACGTAACTCATTTCTGTAACATACGTAACTCATTTCTGTAACATACGTAACTCATTTCTGTAACCATACGTAACTTATTTCTGTAACATATGTAACTCATTTCTGTAACCATTTGTAATGTAAGTCCTTCCATTTAGACATTCTGTACCTTCTGTTCTTACCTAAACCGATTCCCTATACACACATTTTTTTTACGCCAACGCCACTTGATGCATCAGTCAGTCTAGATGTTTGAATAAATGTACTGTTTAGCACTCTGAATCATTGACACTACTCATCACCACACATCACTCATCTCTAACACTCAATGCTTCTCCATACTCTATACtaatttcttcttcttctccaacTCATAAGTAATTTCCTGTGGTCATTATGTGTCACTTCCTGTGGGGATCTTTCAGTTCTATCCTCAGGATCTAAAGTCTCATGTTTCCATGACTCGTTTGGAATCCTCCTTGTTTGGACTTGGTGAATCTTGAGTCACAAACTCTTGACCCCTAACCTCTACCAGAAGGTCCTGGCTTTGCGTCTGAGCCCCAGGTAGGCATCTGACCTGAGGAACCTGGAATACGAGTCGCTCTCCATCAGTTTGTACACATGTCCCACTGCCTCGTCAAAGCAGCACAGAGCAGGGGCTTTCATGGACCTTTTGATCTTCTCGTGGATGTGGTGGTCAACGTTGATCTGTAGGGGGAAAACACAAACCATTACAATGAGTGCCAAGGGAAAGTTCTACGCACATTTGTGAAGCTAATGGTATGAAAAGCCTGAGCTGAGCGATATGGCCACCTTTCCACCCTAAGCTTGCCAATCCATTTATTCACTACGTGAGCTTGTTGAAATCATATCTTGTCCCAACAGGTTGTTATCTGTATTTTTGAAGGAGGGATTTTATTACGTCAGAAAGTTtcagtgcttgtcaaattgttcAAGTGATAGTTCTAAGTTATCTTTGAAATAGTCCATTTCCCACATCAGCAAAGTACATGGAATTACGTAGTCACACCCTAGGAATTATAGCTATATCTGCTACTTTGGCTTATATTATGTTAGAATTTTGGATAACTGTATCCAGATACTGCCAAGGTGAATGCTGATGCATAGCCTGACTAACTGacctctctctgggcctggggaTGGAGGAACTCCTGGTAGATCTCTGTTGCTTTCCAGAACAGGTCAGCCGGTGAGATGGTCTTTCTGTAGTCTCTGCATGCTAGCCAAAATTCAATATTCTCCTCACTGAATTCGGACCGCAGGAAGGCTCGGAAGGCTGCAAGGCACCCTGGGGGATTATTAATGCTAAAGTCAGAAGGTGGTCTAATCAGACTGTACTATTGATGATAATGAATGTACTCTGGGCCAACATAGTTAAAACAGTTGTCATTACTTTCGTCCTTCAACAAGGTCTCAAGAGTTGGCTGGATTCCTCTATTGTCCTCTGGACTTAAAAAGATTgaaaaaaatggggggggggattTATATGGGTCAATATTACAATATTAGTCAACTATTTGACATGTTATTGTTATGAAATAGTCTCCACTGTTGCCGTACTTACTTGATTTTTGTAGAAAAGGACTCATCATTTATCTTTTGCGCCAGAATACACGGGATGTCTTTTTTCTGTCTTTTTCTGCAAAGAAGGATATCGATCCTGTGGAAGTAGTATGTATTATCATCCAATCTATTATGATAGCACAAATGTATCATGAACTGCCTATAAAGGTCCCTTTCCTAGATAGATCATTTAACTTACCTTCTTCTCTGAGTTCTATTTTGCGGTATATCCTTCAATTCATAGATCCGAATCTTTGAAAATAATAGTTTGGGCATCTTCACATAATTGACAGCGATTCCTCCTAGGAATTCGATGTAGACCGTACGGTCTTAGTAAACATTCCAGGCCCATCCTGGGCAGGTATTTATCATCTC
Proteins encoded in this window:
- the si:ch211-117l17.6 gene encoding regulator of G-protein signaling 8, whose translation is MPKLLFSKIRIYELKDIPQNRTQRRRIDILLCRKRQKKDIPCILAQKINDESFSTKINPEDNRGIQPTLETLLKDERCLAAFRAFLRSEFSEENIEFWLACRDYRKTISPADLFWKATEIYQEFLHPQAQREINVDHHIHEKIKRSMKAPALCCFDEAVGHVYKLMESDSYSRFLRSDAYLGLRRKARTFW